The following DNA comes from Candidatus Nitrosocosmicus arcticus.
CCTCTTCTGTAAAAGTCTTTATTGTCGATTATTTACAAGGATTGTTTACGAACTTGGCTCCGGCAACTGGCATTGTAAAAAAATATCTATTTCATATTAATCCATATCACATCCAAGAAGGTACTGATAGCTACAACTTTTAACAAACAAATCAAAAAAAGGCTAGAGTGTATTATTTAAATATTGAGCAATAACATCATCAAAGACGTTTATTGGTTGAGCACCCTCCACAGCCGCTATTTTTGTTGAATTTTCCTTAAGAACCAAGAAAGTAGGTGTACTGCCTAGTCCAAGATTTTTTGCGAATATATCATTTTGTACCACTAGCTGGTTGTATTTATGCGAATCCAAGCAATCTGTGAACTGCGTAATGTTTGTCATGTTTATGTTATTGGCAAATCCTACTAAGCTGTCATTACTGATCCAACCCGTGTTTTCCCCTCTTGAGTTTCTATAAACTTCATCATGATAATCCCAATACTTGTCCTGCTCAGCTGCACAATAAGAGGCCTCTGCACCAAGTGTAGATAGTTTATCCTTGGGCAGGTCGTTGATGACTAGATCTTTAAATCCAAATCTTACTATCCCTGTATCAACATATTTTGAAACAAGTTCATCCTTAGTTTCTTGATTGAACCTAGCACAAAATGGACATTGATAATCACCAAATTCGATAATATTTATGGGGGCATTATCCTCACCAATTGCTTTGGCACCTGGAATCACTGGAGTAGTCAGATTGGAAATCAATTGCTGGATATCAGCAGGGTCAGAAGAAGAGGAGTTATTTTGGCCCCCAAAATTAGAAAATGCCGTAATTGAGCCTCCAATTAAAAGTGCTCCAAATAGAACTGCCATAATTACTACCTTGCGATAATTAGTTTTATTACCACGCGTTTTCCTGTTTCTATGCTTCAAATTAGAACACTAAATAAAAAACCGACCGGTTATTTAAAATAAATATATTGAGAATACAAATAATTATGTCTGTATTCAAAAAGTCAAAATCAAAGCAATATTTTTTAAATTAATTGAGTTTGGATTTAATTAACTCGAACGCTTTTTCGGCTTGATCTTTCTTGGGCAATTGGACAAAAAAAATATTGCTGCTTTTTGATTCATGCGGTGCGATACCTAACATTCCAGCCGTTGAAAGAAATCTAAAAAAATCGATAGTTTCATTTGCGTATAATAAGAAATCAAATTCAAGGTCGGCATTAAAAAAGTTTATATTCAAATTTACAAAAACATGGCGTCCATCATCATAAATATTTAAGTTAGTATCGATCAAATTCGGCTTGCCATATGATTTACTCATAATATTTTCAAATTGAACATTTTCGACTAGTAAGTAGGGCACTTTAATCCCATTATAGTCAATAACAGAAAAACCTAATTTATGAACATTGGCTAGGAAATCTTCAAGCGAATTCAAGTTTCTATTCAAGTTTATACAGCATCTAGAATATCAATAAAATATAAATCAGATCATGGTTGTAAAGCGGAAGATTAGGAATTCTGGATCAGCAAATTTGAATTGATTTTGCCAGCAGTATTGCCTTTTGAGGATCCTCTGATTTGATTTCATCACTGTCGTATTTCTTGCTAAAATATAGTAAATCAGCTAGTTTCCATTTGTCAATAGTTACAAGCGTAGTACCATTTTTTTTTATGTTTGTAATATTAGTAGTCAATATTACCAATTTATCCACTACAGAGTTCTTTTTAGTGCTTTTAACGATTTTTTCAAAGTTTTTGTTCTTATCAGAATCGACTGCAATCGATATGCCCACCTTTTTTCCCATCTGATCGTTATAAACTGCATCTAAATAATCGGTATCGATCCTTTGTTCATATATTTTTACAGTTCCCAACTCATCAAAATAACTTATCAAGTTTCTAATGGCATCTTTTACATTCGATTCGACAATGTCTTTATCAATAGATATTTTTCTCATTTTAATGAAATCGGATATCGGTATCCCCATAATGCTCCCTCTCAAACGCAATCCTGGATAGACATTTTTGATTGTCTCTTCAATTGATTGTTCGTCTATATTTGAAGAATTCTTTTTAAAGGACATTTCGAAGGCATGATACAGGACGTTTAAGATAGATCTTATGTTTCTAAAGTCTGGAAATTCATCATATATTATTTTTATTTTTGATGATAAGTCTTTCTTTTCCAATGATGATAGTTCACTGTTATAATGCAATACATATTGAAGAACAATACTATTTATTTCGTCAAAGGAATTGGATCCTGCCAAATCAATTTTATAGTTTGCTTTTTCTAGGCGATCGAATAATGATGGATTAATCCTTGAAATATCTGCATAAAAGGAAGGGGTCGTTACTATCATAAACAGTGCATATGGAACGTGAGAGTTAATCAATCCTTTCATATAATCCAAGGAATTTAAGTTGGTGTCAAACTCATCGATCTGAAAAATGGTAATTTTTTTAAATAATTTATAGTTAATCTTAGCCAGGTTGGTTAGGACCATTGTAAGATTTTCAAATGTTTTTAAATCAGAATAATTTAAGGTCCCTGTCTTGATAATTTCAGTGATCAAATGTGTCTCTATTTTAGTAAAATCATTTGACATCAATTCAAATAAATGCTCATAAGATATTCTTATTTTTCCTCCAGTTATTTGTTCTATTTTGTCAGAAATTGAGTTCCGATTGAGTGAGTCAAAAAAACCATGTTTGACTATCTTCTTTACTAACTTTGGATTCCGAATATAACTTTCTTTTAGATAATCAATTAACTTTTCCTTTATAGAGTCATAGTATTCTTTTCCAAATCCACTTACAATTGAATGAAAGAAATTATCAATCTCCCTTGGTTGAACTTGAGTGAGGTCTACATATGAAATTATTGATTTTTCATTAATTTCAGGCAAAGTCTTCATATGCAGAGTTAAATGTGTTTTACCTGAGCCAACGTCTTGGATTACCGTAATTATCTTAAACAGATCTTCATTCAGAGGCTCCATACTGTTTAATTTCAAGTTCAAATCATTCAAGCAATTTTTAATAGAAGTTAACGCGGCAATGTGCCTTTTCCCCCCAAGAATATTAGCGCTGGACAGAGTAGGTGTGGGACTACTGGGAAAAGGATTAACGGTCAGATTGTAAGGAGACATCAAATGCACCTCACAAATCCATGGATTATGCCTCTTAACACTACACCTTCATACCCTCCTGATGATAGTTCATATTTCTCTGGATACAACTCAATGAGTTCACTTACAAAGTTGTAAAATTCATTGTTAGAAAGATCGAGAGTTTCACATAACTCATCCTTAACGGAAGAAAGTTCTACCCAACCGATGGAAGTAGATCGAGTCACTATTGCTTTGTCAAAGTGTTCTTTAAAGGTGTCGACAGATATTTGGTTATTATCATACTCTACGCTATTGGAATCAATCTTTGTGTTACTAATTTTATCTTCGATTCTATTAAAGGAGTTCTTGACTTCTGTTAATTCGCAGTCAATTTTTTCTACATATTTAAATATGCTATCAGAGTAGTTATTAAGTTTCCTCTGAATACCTATAATAGAATCATATAGATATTTGAATTTTATATCTGATACGAGTAGATAATCTAAATAGAA
Coding sequences within:
- a CDS encoding DsbA family protein, which translates into the protein MAVLFGALLIGGSITAFSNFGGQNNSSSSDPADIQQLISNLTTPVIPGAKAIGEDNAPINIIEFGDYQCPFCARFNQETKDELVSKYVDTGIVRFGFKDLVINDLPKDKLSTLGAEASYCAAEQDKYWDYHDEVYRNSRGENTGWISNDSLVGFANNINMTNITQFTDCLDSHKYNQLVVQNDIFAKNLGLGSTPTFLVLKENSTKIAAVEGAQPINVFDDVIAQYLNNTL